A portion of the Candidatus Palauibacter polyketidifaciens genome contains these proteins:
- a CDS encoding SPFH domain-containing protein, giving the protein MQDFLNLLAAPVVMAGVFFVVVLVAIITIKNLIVIVPPNRAAVITGRNRMLTDGQAVGYRSISGGRTLRIPIIETVQHMNLETIPIEVFVNNAFSKGNIPLSVEAIANVKIASEPEWVFNNAVERLLGKTEEEVRELAQDTLTGNLRGVLATLTPEAVNEDRLGFAKALSEDAGEDLASLGFHLDVLKIQNVSDERGYLDAIGREKSAEAIRAAEIAEAQAEADTREAQAEARRRAEVREAAASIKVAEAQNELRVRKAELHREGDTAEKIARVKAQEAEVEAEKILEMKRVEREEQRLRADVIEPAKAEKMAAFARAEAEAAPILERGKAQVEVLKRLYAEVQTGGEAAFAVFMAEKLPELLEIAVGAVEGVDIDRVVVMDGGQGEGVSNALNQRVRGAYGTMEGLASVLGLDIQEVLQRAVGSGDADGGEASAPELPPA; this is encoded by the coding sequence ATGCAAGACTTTCTGAATCTCCTGGCCGCCCCGGTCGTGATGGCGGGCGTCTTCTTCGTCGTCGTACTCGTGGCGATCATCACGATCAAAAACCTGATCGTGATCGTTCCCCCCAACCGTGCGGCCGTGATCACCGGCCGGAATCGCATGCTGACCGATGGCCAGGCCGTCGGCTACCGCTCCATCTCGGGCGGACGCACCCTCCGGATCCCGATCATCGAGACGGTCCAGCACATGAACCTCGAGACCATCCCCATCGAGGTCTTCGTCAACAACGCCTTCTCGAAGGGGAACATCCCGCTGAGCGTGGAGGCGATCGCGAACGTGAAGATCGCCTCGGAGCCCGAGTGGGTGTTCAACAACGCGGTGGAGCGCCTGCTGGGGAAGACGGAGGAGGAAGTTCGGGAACTCGCCCAGGACACGCTCACCGGGAACCTGCGGGGCGTGCTCGCGACGCTGACGCCGGAAGCCGTGAACGAGGACCGGCTGGGGTTCGCCAAGGCGCTGTCGGAGGACGCGGGAGAGGATCTGGCCTCGCTCGGCTTCCACCTCGACGTGCTCAAGATCCAGAACGTGAGCGACGAACGCGGCTACCTGGACGCGATCGGGCGGGAGAAGTCGGCCGAGGCCATTCGGGCCGCGGAGATCGCCGAGGCCCAGGCGGAGGCCGACACGCGAGAGGCGCAGGCCGAGGCGAGGCGGCGCGCCGAGGTGCGGGAGGCCGCGGCCTCGATCAAGGTCGCCGAGGCCCAGAACGAACTGCGCGTGCGCAAGGCCGAACTGCACCGCGAGGGCGACACGGCCGAGAAGATCGCGCGCGTGAAGGCGCAGGAGGCCGAGGTCGAGGCCGAGAAGATCCTCGAGATGAAGCGCGTGGAGCGCGAGGAGCAGCGCCTGCGGGCGGACGTGATCGAGCCCGCCAAGGCCGAGAAGATGGCCGCGTTCGCGCGGGCGGAGGCCGAGGCGGCGCCGATCCTGGAGCGCGGGAAGGCCCAGGTCGAGGTCCTGAAGCGGCTCTACGCCGAGGTCCAGACCGGAGGCGAGGCCGCGTTCGCCGTGTTCATGGCGGAGAAGCTCCCCGAACTGCTCGAGATCGCCGTCGGCGCGGTGGAAGGCGTGGACATCGACCGCGTCGTCGTCATGGACGGCGGCCAGGGAGAGGGCGTGTCCAACGCTCTCAACCAGCGGGTGCGAGGCGCCTACGGAACGATGGAGGGACTCGCCTCGGTGCTGGGACTTGACATCCAGGAAGTGCTGCAGCGCGCCGTGGGTTCAGGAGACGCGGACGGCGGTGAGGCGTCAGCCCCCGAGCTTCCGCCCGCCTGA